The Xyrauchen texanus isolate HMW12.3.18 chromosome 4, RBS_HiC_50CHRs, whole genome shotgun sequence genome segment tttcgcttcaaacttttcttttttacgcgcgtcaatttcgctcttgacgcgcgaatggattcaaagtggtcaagcgtataaatagacgcggtaggcgcgaatttgacgcgctattcgcgtccggtgtgaacgtagcagagtcttgaatttgatacgtgcatcaaccagcagccagtgaagagagattaaggagtggtgtaacgtgctctctttggttcattaaaaaaGACGTGCTGCtgtattctggatcatttgcagaggtctaattgcgcatgcagggaggcctgcagtAAGCATTatagtagtccagtctagttatgacaagtgacttcAGAGTcagagttgtgtggcatgttcagagaggaagggtctcatcttcctgatattgtattGTAAATATACATGATTGTGCTGCATTCACAATGTAAAAAAGTAGGCTATAacaaatactattttttttatttctcatttctCACATATTTTCCTTCTGTTGTGATAATtctcacatacacaaaacaaataatacacaaataatatacatacagtacatgcagagGAAAGGAGATTATACAACACCAGTGGTATAACCAAACCATATCTCATAGTGTTTCAGGAATGTTTAGTAAAATTAAGAGATTTGAGAAATGTATCAATTTCAATCCTAAAACTGTGAGAGATTAGGCTGCGAGTTACATCTTTGCTTATGAATGAAAAAATGTCccatacaaaataaaatagtcaacaatatattcaaattaatAGTTGGTATATTTGTAGGAAATGTTGCTATAGTAGCAGATAATTTGAAATTAAAGAGGTGGCTTAACTAAATGGGAATAAGCTATAATTTAGACCAAAATTTGAGTCGTTTCacactgaaaatataaataaataaatggattaaTGTTTAATACTCTCATttaacaaatatgtatttttttatttatgcatttttattttatttaataaaagcagcatatattttgttttattaaaaaaacattttttattgatttttcaattACATATACGTATGAGCAGAGCCGGTGCAATTGCGTCACTTCCTCTTTTTGTATTTACCctctaaattaattttatttaatcgaATTATTCAATAATGGATACTGtagactttaataataataatactaataataattattattattataaaaacatcaAAAAGGAGCTGTATTTAAGTGTACGGTTTCGCgttttactgtttttaatttcattaatttgacCAGTGATTTCCGGTCAGCTGATAATGTGTCATCAGTGTTTGCAAACAAAACTCCCGTGCCTGCACGTCTGCACCGTCCACTGACATTACACACCACTGCTGTCATGGGAGATAATGATGAAAGCGAAATAATCGAGCACCACGATGATGAGGAAATGGAGAAGAGAAGCACTCCGAGAAATCAATCGCATTCGTTTGTGGAGAGCGTCACATCGTCGGAGAAAGACGGCCACCGCAGCACGCAGTCATCACACCGTCTGCTCGCCTACAGTGATGCACTCATCTCCATCATTGCCACTGTAATGGTAAGGGGGGCTGCTGTCTCATTTTCTATTAGTCACCTGTTCTTCTTTGGGACCCTTGGACTATGAAATGGTTGTATGATTAAGCATGTgaaaaattaatgtaattaatgtaatgtTTGTGTTCACAGATATTGCCTGTTGCTCATACAAAATTTCAGGATAATGAGGTGTGACAACAAATAATAGCCTtcataaaatatatgaaaatataaatgtaatacaatttgcTATACAGTACATTATAACTTTGAAATGATCTTCTCATATGAAGGAGCTGAAAGAGAGTATACAGACTTTGCTCACTACCAAGGTTGCTGTGTACTTGATGACGTTTTTGATTGTCACTGTTGCTTGGGCTGCACATATCCGGTGAGATTGTTTAAGCATTTGCACAGTAGAATGCATCATGTGTCCTTTTTCTGTAATCATTCCCTTTGTCCACTTGCTTAGTGATTTATTTCtataatttgtttgtcatcaGGTTGTTTCAGGTCATTGAGCGCGTTGACGACACTCTTGCTCTGCTTAACCTGGTGAGAGCACCAACAAAGTCGAAATGATGTAGACTGAGAATGATGAATGCAAAGTAAGagctgtatattttattttaaatgtgtgcaACTTCAACTTTGCAACTTCCCATTTTTATTCTATTTCAGGCTTGTATGATGCTTATAACCTTTCTACCATACACAGTGAGTAATATTCACTTCATGAAATGGTATTGCTAGTTCAACTTAATTTGACTGTTCAACTCTTGTTTTGTCCTGTTAGTCAAGCATTTTACCTTTTGCCCCCTTTGTCTCAAGTTGATAAAACGTTTGAACTAAAGATGttgaaaggaaaataaaatgaaGTTCGTGTCTGTTTAGAatgggatttgttttttttttttacattaattttatttattattttgtagttTTCCCTCATGGCGACATTTCCTGAGAATATTCTTGGCATCCTCCTCTTCTGTGCTTGTGTCATGATGATTGGTTTAATTCAGGTGAGGGAGCCACAAAGTACCAATACCCAACAAAAGACCCTGAGATAACTCTATCATTAATAAAGGTCCTTAATGTCACAGTGGATGACAAATCGGCTTTACTACCGACTGTTTTGTTTGACAATAATGTGTTTACTTTGTGTCTTCAGGTTTTGATTGTCTTGTATGGATTCAGCCAACCTTTCCTCCTGAATGACCATATACAGATGTCACAGAATCGGGCTTATTACAAGCAGCACATCCTCAAAGTCATCATGAGGGTTCCGATCATGTGCTTCTTTGCCAGCATCTTTTCTTTAATCTTTTTCCAACTGGTTGGTGAAttgacttaaaaggatagttcacccagaaattaaaattctctcatcttttactcaccctcaagacattccagatgtgtatgactttctttcttcagtagaacacaaacaaagatttttagaagattatatcagctctgtaggtaaatgcaatgcaagtgaatggcgatcagACCTCTGTAGCTctgaaaatcacataaaagttatccataatactccagtgtttaaatccatatcttcagaagcagtataataggtgtgggtgagaaatggaacaatatttaagtcattttttttactctaaagtgaaagtgaatctaaggcaccacatgtgactttcagatgtaaaagtggagatttatagtaaaaaaaaaaaaaaaactttttatctgtttttcaccaacacttattatattgcttctgaagatatggattcatatggattagatttatgtttctttggtgtggtttttggagctacaaatgtctgctcaccattcacttgcattgtttggacctacagagctgatatattcttctaaaaatatttgagattagcagaagaaagaaagtcatacacatctgggatagaatgagggtgagtaaattagaaaattttcatttttggttgaactaatccCTTTAAATAGTATATTAACATGTTGTACAACACAAGGCATCATTATTACTTTGTTACAGCCATGTCCTTTTGAaatatgcaacacacacacacacacacacacacacacagatagatagatagatataaaatgtataccatatttactcatttacatttaattactaCTACTACTTTTTTCCCCCCTGGTAGTCCTACGTCCTTTTGGCTATCATCATTTTCCTGCCCTATATCTCTCAGTCTTTGAAATGGATATGGAGTAAAGCCATTGGTGGTAAGCAGAAAACGTGAAAACCGTTTACACCATTATTCAAGTATTTTGTCATTCTTTTAATATATAATTGGGGCAATGTAAATTATTGATTTGAACCTTTATTATATCACATTTCCAATAAACACAGGTCAGGTGGATGACAGTCCAGATTCCATGCTTTTCTACACCTACCACCCCAGCGAACCTTTGAGTAAAGAGCGAGTGGAGGCTTTCAGTGATGGGGTGTATGCCATCGTAGCCACGCTGCTCATTTTAGATATTTGGTTTGTATTATTCTGTTGCTCAATTTTGTCATGACAGCAGGTGAAAAATTGTGACTTGTTTAACAGCATTGGACAGTATTATAATGACTGCTGCATGGCATTAAAGACAAGGCTTTGCTAATATTTCTGCAGGCAAGTGAAATTTGGAAATAGAGCGTGACAGTCGTGCACCGGAAGTAAAACAAATCCCTTATTTTTTCAATAGGGAATTGATTTTCCCTTTAGAGAAATATTTAGAAAAtctctattaaaaaataaattattggaAAAACACTACTGGAACcaaaatggctgaaaaagtgggtgagcACTGGTGTGCTCTATTAAAGGTTATCGCAGAAACACTTAATACAGTAgctttcattaataaatcattaacaaaCATTGTATAATGCTGAAAAGATCAGAGGATGTGCATTTAGCAGgatttacagcagaaattcactATCACTTTTTAAACAAAGTCTGTTTGAGAAACTACTGTATATACTTACAAAAGTATTCTCTGCTGTCCTCTGTGAACAGTGAAGACAATGTGCCTGAACCCTCTGTTGTGAAAAAGCAGTTTGACAACAACCTCACCGCTGCACTTCGTGAGTACGGTCCAGAGTACCTGGCCTACTTTGGTTCTTTTGCCACAGTTGGGCTGCTTTGGTTCGTTCACCACTCTCTCTTCCTGCATGTGACGAAGGCCACACGCCTCATGGGCCTCTTCAACACCTTCTCTCTGGCCTTCGTGGGTGGCCTGCCACTGGCATACCAACTCACACATGAGTTTCCCAGAGGCTCACGCAATGAGCTCGAAGCTGTGCAGGCCAGCTGTGTCATCATCTTCTTTGCCGGTCTCTTCCAGCTAGCTATGTGGGTGTCGGCGCTTTTCACCGAACGTGAGACATTACACCCATATGTACGCTATGGCGGTCGAGAGCACGCTTTCATGTTGGCCAAACTTTCACTCTACCCCTGTGTGGCACTCGGGACATACTTTCTCACCTGCATTCTCAGTCGCTTCAGTGCGCCAATCTTTCACATGATGGAGATAGGTGTGCCGTTTGCTTTTCTTTTATTGAGGCTGCTTGTCCGTGTGATGCTGGTACTGCTGAAATGGCTGTTCTGTACTGGGAGGCCTGATGTGGACTGCTTTCCAGTAGAGGAAGTGGATCCACAGTTGCCCATTAATGATATAGTTACTTAGCAGTGAATGGAGGAGACAACAGCTCTATGTTTTGATCTAAGATCAGCTCCCTCCACTGTTCggggctgttcacacagcacACGCATGGGTctacaatatttatttaagtgTCTGTAtaagtaaacatgcactagacggacgtctttgaccatggCGACGcactgttttctttttctctAGATCCTGCGTTCTGTTCCACTCTAGCTGTCTGTGTTTAGCTGTTTTTGCAAGCATAAATGTCCTTTGTGAACAGCTCCTTATACTAACATCTAAGGATATGGTAGCTTATGAGGCCCAGTTCAGGTTTCCTTTCCAGGCCCATAATCTATAATAAATGAAGCAACTGACAGATATTTTTCTATATAAGACCCTCATATCATTAAAATCTCTCCAGTTCTTCTGTATCACAGGCTAGAGAAAGGACTGATGGAGTGTGATCTAAGATTAGGCCGAAACAGGGTGCATCATGCTTTAAGGTGTTTTCTGATCTCACAGCAGTGATCATCTGAAGAGAACCTgtcatttttttctctttacagaaatgcacaAAGCATTTGGTTTGTTTTTAGCATCTTTCAGTTTCTACTAGCATGctaaaatgttatcaaatgttttcatgttgttgttttagtGTTACATTCAAGTACCCTGTGGTTTTCACTTTATTAATATGAACTACAAATGTTGCAGAGATTTAGGGATAAAGATCATTTATGTTGATTTTtagcattattttattattatttaattttttttatttttagttaatttAATTAGCACTTCTCTTTAACTTAATGCGATGGAAATATGACTTGCTGTAAAGAGCTGGTGAGCAATTTATACAAGAAAATTAGATTTGCAGCTAGTAGGATTTTGTCTGTCTTAGGTTTCACATTTTATAAGGCTGAAGATCTATAGCAGCTGTGATTGAGGTCTTCAAGGCAGTAACTGGTAGCAGAAATCAGTCATACAGCCACCACATTTCAAGACGTGCATTAGTTAATAAAGTGAATGCTCAAACTGTCAATGTTAGAAATGTATGAAACCTACATGACATGTGAATATGAAACCAGTAAAGCACCTTTGAATAAGGTCCCCATTGCACTTTAATGCACATATAGCCTAATCTGGATCAGCATGTATAGAGAAGTCTTTGATGAGCATCAAGATGCATAAGCCATTataagaattctttttttttgcttattgAACTTTGTCCAAATGTAGTCTGCTTCGGTTTTTGTTTTTGCAGACTGATTGGCATTATAACTGTCTGTTAAAATTTTAGAGCATGTTAAAGTACAACAAAGATACAattttgagaataaactcaatTGCTGCTTGCAGAAGTTTCATGTTATCTTGGTGAAATCATGAATGTGACCAAAGTGAGAATAGGTCAAAAGTGAAGAGTTTATTCACCAAATGTAGCActgaaacaataataacaataatagcttATACGGTTTGCTTTTTCCCCAGTATTGCCCATAATTTGTTACTTTGTACACCATGTCTTCTGGTGAATATTTACTATTGAAAAGCTATCAATTTAAAACAATGAATAACACAAATCGTGCTAAGTGAATAATTCGAAACCCATTTGTTGTTAAACATCTCAACAATACAACGTTCCACAATATTAGACATTGGATAACATAAATCGTACAGCAGCCCTTAACAAATTAAATTGGTATTACAATTGTGACAGCCACAAAACAAGCTATAGACACCTGGTAGAGGAGGTGTGTCTCTTTTTGGTCTGATAGGTTTCAGATTACTTGACATACAACATTCTCACATTGCTACAAAATATCTGTGATAAAGTTGGTTGAGCCAAACTTGAAGTCTACAGGGCAGTGGATGTAGAGCAAAGGAACATGTAAACCTATTGCAGAGAGGAATGAATAAGGTAAGGGGTCTTAGGGTACAATGGGCCTAAAGGCACCCCTTAAGAAAATTTGGCTTTTTTCTGGTTACAGAATACatcaatatataataaataataacaataaaataattatatatatatataagtaacaaattatgatgcttactcaaaataactacttcagaaaaaagtcaaccatttccGGGTAATTTTAAACTCATCTGACATTGTATTTCATATCAAGTATTTTATAAACAAACTCTTCTCTATTATGATCGGATGAGTCAATGTGAACCCACCTTGAACGGTAAAAATCTATTCTGCCCACTTAAGAAAAgcaatgtgtttaataggggcctttacACCCTGCAACAGGTGGGCTTGTTACCCCAAACACTATCCTTAcatttattggacagttattgaaaaatatttcattaaTGATCTTAATCTAAACTGAaagtaatacattattattttgtctcaaaagaaagGTGTTCACTTCAGggatattcattagctacatacatttgcaacattacatttctttttaaaattagatccaattgcctcaaaatcaaaatGTAGACATTACACACAAAGATAACATGGATCAGAAAagtttgcagtgcatagtgacaaaaaGGAGTTTAAGAAAGTGCTATGGTAGTTTTTGGTGCCATTTAGTCTTTTGGGAGAAattaaaatcaatggagccttttaccctgcggagcctttagccccgttgtaccacTACAATGACTTTTATGTATTACAATACACACTACTGGTCCTGAACTACACTCCTGATGTGTAATCTGGGCAAAATCATGGACACGGTTCATTATATATCCACTTAGGAGAAATAGTTTCACTAGAAACTTGTTTTAACAGGGTTAAACAGTCAAGAgtaatattatactactgtttttttttaaagtgactttAATTGCCATAGATATCAAATTTCAATTGTTGATTAACGTGTTGTTGGATTTCATTCTTTCGTACTTTAGGTTTTAGCATTTGACAATGTATACCTTGGTGTGAAGTAAATGTGATATTAGTAAGGGAGTTTATATAGCAAATACAGACAGCGCTTTGGTACACATTTGAAGATTTGCTTGCTAAACAATTCAGAAGTATTTCAGCCCATTTAAATTAACATGAAAATCCATAGTTTTAAAAAGACTATTTTAAGAGCAGCTAAACACAACATTGCAGGAAGGATAAAGCAAAAAATACAACGTACATAAACATCTACATATTTTTCAATTCTTGTGAATCTAAGAGCATGTTTGAATTGTATTAAATATTAGATATCTACTTAAAAGCACCAGTGTTTGTAGATAAAACCTGAACAGCAAATTTAAGAGTTAAAGTG includes the following:
- the tmem175 gene encoding endosomal/lysosomal proton channel TMEM175 isoform X1, which encodes MGDNDESEIIEHHDDEEMEKRSTPRNQSHSFVESVTSSEKDGHRSTQSSHRLLAYSDALISIIATVMILPVAHTKFQDNEELKESIQTLLTTKVAVYLMTFLIVTVAWAAHIRLFQVIERVDDTLALLNLACMMLITFLPYTFSLMATFPENILGILLFCACVMMIGLIQVLIVLYGFSQPFLLNDHIQMSQNRAYYKQHILKVIMRVPIMCFFASIFSLIFFQLSYVLLAIIIFLPYISQSLKWIWSKAIGGQVDDSPDSMLFYTYHPSEPLSKERVEAFSDGVYAIVATLLILDICEDNVPEPSVVKKQFDNNLTAALREYGPEYLAYFGSFATVGLLWFVHHSLFLHVTKATRLMGLFNTFSLAFVGGLPLAYQLTHEFPRGSRNELEAVQASCVIIFFAGLFQLAMWVSALFTERETLHPYVRYGGREHAFMLAKLSLYPCVALGTYFLTCILSRFSAPIFHMMEIGVPFAFLLLRLLVRVMLVLLKWLFCTGRPDVDCFPVEEVDPQLPINDIVT
- the tmem175 gene encoding endosomal/lysosomal proton channel TMEM175 isoform X2; protein product: MMLITFLPYTFSLMATFPENILGILLFCACVMMIGLIQVLIVLYGFSQPFLLNDHIQMSQNRAYYKQHILKVIMRVPIMCFFASIFSLIFFQLSYVLLAIIIFLPYISQSLKWIWSKAIGGQVDDSPDSMLFYTYHPSEPLSKERVEAFSDGVYAIVATLLILDICEDNVPEPSVVKKQFDNNLTAALREYGPEYLAYFGSFATVGLLWFVHHSLFLHVTKATRLMGLFNTFSLAFVGGLPLAYQLTHEFPRGSRNELEAVQASCVIIFFAGLFQLAMWVSALFTERETLHPYVRYGGREHAFMLAKLSLYPCVALGTYFLTCILSRFSAPIFHMMEIGVPFAFLLLRLLVRVMLVLLKWLFCTGRPDVDCFPVEEVDPQLPINDIVT